One window from the genome of Serinibacter salmoneus encodes:
- a CDS encoding DUF1048 domain-containing protein, protein MWIEKLTGDLGQKKQYREFKARIAALPQPYRAAGKALERYLMYLGPANDGAVLVAMLGDLADLLEQAAADGTPLRQVVGEDPAEFADTFIAGYEGGSWIRRERERLADAIAEAERP, encoded by the coding sequence ATGTGGATCGAGAAGCTGACCGGTGACCTCGGCCAGAAGAAGCAGTACCGCGAGTTCAAGGCACGCATCGCCGCCCTGCCCCAGCCGTATCGCGCGGCGGGGAAGGCCCTGGAGCGCTACCTGATGTACCTGGGGCCGGCGAACGACGGCGCCGTGCTGGTGGCGATGTTGGGCGACCTGGCCGATCTGCTGGAGCAGGCGGCCGCCGATGGGACACCGTTGCGTCAGGTGGTGGGGGAGGACCCGGCGGAGTTCGCCGACACCTTCATCGCCGGCTACGAGGGTGGCAGCTGGATCCGGCGGGAGCGCGAGCGGCTGGCCGATGCGATCGCCGAGGCGGAACGGCCATGA
- a CDS encoding ABC transporter ATP-binding protein translates to MTGRDAASTSPGGGTSPGPGTTAIRVRGLTKSYGDLAVLRGVDLEVARGSILALLGSNGAGKTTLVRILATLLRADGGSAQVAGHDVVGESAAVRRALGLTGQFAAVDEVLSGRENLVLVARLRRIADPAAEADSLLDRFSLTEAADRRAGTYSGGMRRRLDLAMSLVGSPAVVVLDEPTTGLDPQARREVWEAVEQLAAGGTTVLLTTQYLEEAERLAHRIAILHGGRILTHGTLAELKALIPPAHVEYVEKQPTLEEIFLALTGNDPTKTDPTKTDPPKEAA, encoded by the coding sequence ATGACCGGGCGGGATGCGGCGTCGACCTCCCCGGGAGGGGGCACCTCGCCTGGACCGGGGACGACGGCGATCCGGGTGCGCGGCCTGACGAAGTCCTACGGCGATCTCGCCGTGCTGCGGGGCGTGGACCTAGAGGTGGCCCGTGGCTCCATCCTGGCGCTGCTGGGCAGCAACGGCGCCGGGAAGACCACGCTCGTGCGGATCCTCGCCACCCTGCTGCGGGCCGATGGTGGCAGCGCGCAGGTGGCGGGTCACGACGTGGTGGGCGAGAGCGCCGCGGTGCGCCGCGCCCTCGGCCTGACCGGCCAGTTCGCCGCGGTGGACGAGGTGCTCAGCGGACGGGAGAACCTGGTGCTCGTGGCTCGTCTTCGGCGCATCGCCGACCCGGCGGCCGAGGCCGACTCCCTCCTGGATCGCTTCTCGCTCACCGAGGCCGCCGACCGGCGGGCCGGGACCTACTCGGGTGGCATGCGCCGTCGACTCGACCTGGCGATGAGCCTCGTGGGGTCACCCGCCGTGGTGGTGCTGGACGAGCCCACCACGGGTCTGGACCCGCAGGCGCGGCGCGAGGTGTGGGAGGCGGTCGAACAGCTCGCCGCCGGAGGCACCACCGTGTTGCTCACCACCCAGTACCTGGAGGAGGCGGAGCGCCTCGCGCACCGCATCGCGATCCTGCACGGGGGCCGGATCCTCACCCACGGGACCCTGGCCGAACTCAAGGCGCTGATCCCACCCGCGCACGTGGAGTACGTGGAGAAGCAGCCGACGCTGGAGGAGATCTTCCTCGCGCTGACCGGGAACGACCCCACCAAGACCGACCCCACCAAGACCGACCCGCCGAAGGAGGCAGCATGA
- a CDS encoding ABC transporter permease: MSTHALTEVASMSGRTLKHITRSPDSIISTALMPIAFMLLFVYVFGGAIQAPGDSYVTYLLPGILVVTIASGVAYTSYRLFLDVQGGIAERFRSLPIWSGSFLWSHVTASLAAIGASLVLVIGVALLMGFRSGASVGAWLAVIGILTLLALALIWIAVIAGLAATSVDGASAFSYPLILLPFVSSAFVPTDSMPAPVQWFAEHQPVTAIVDTLRALLEQQSVGSEIWVALAWCVGILAAAWGGASVLYRRRRR, from the coding sequence ATGAGCACGCACGCCCTGACGGAGGTCGCCTCGATGTCGGGGCGCACCCTGAAGCACATCACCCGCAGCCCGGACTCGATCATCTCCACCGCGCTGATGCCGATCGCCTTCATGCTGCTGTTCGTCTACGTCTTCGGCGGCGCCATCCAGGCCCCGGGCGATTCCTACGTGACCTACCTCCTGCCGGGGATCCTCGTGGTGACCATCGCCTCCGGCGTCGCCTACACCTCCTACCGCCTCTTCCTGGACGTGCAGGGCGGCATCGCCGAACGCTTCCGGTCGTTGCCGATCTGGTCGGGCAGCTTCCTGTGGTCCCACGTGACCGCCTCCCTCGCCGCGATCGGTGCCTCGCTCGTGCTGGTGATCGGCGTCGCGCTGCTCATGGGGTTCCGTAGCGGAGCGTCGGTCGGGGCGTGGCTCGCGGTCATCGGGATCCTGACGCTGCTGGCCCTCGCGCTGATCTGGATCGCCGTGATCGCGGGCCTCGCCGCCACCAGCGTGGACGGCGCGAGCGCGTTCTCCTACCCCCTGATCCTGCTGCCGTTCGTCTCCTCCGCCTTCGTGCCGACCGACTCCATGCCCGCGCCCGTGCAGTGGTTCGCTGAGCACCAGCCCGTCACCGCGATCGTCGACACCCTCCGGGCGCTCCTGGAGCAGCAGAGCGTCGGCTCGGAGATCTGGGTGGCGCTGGCGTGGTGCGTCGGGATCCTCGCGGCCGCCTGGGGCGGGGCGAGCGTGCTCTACCGGCGGCGGAGGCGGTAG
- a CDS encoding type II toxin-antitoxin system VapC family toxin, with product MGVRPRYLLDTHVLLWMLAAPSRIPAEPLAELRERRTHLFVSAASAMEVATKTRLGRLPGGEALVAGWEARLAELGVEDLPIDGAAAIAAGAMTWEHRDPFDRLLAAQALRENLTLVTVDSAVLAFPGVRTLTW from the coding sequence GTGGGAGTGAGACCGCGCTACCTCCTGGACACCCACGTGCTGCTGTGGATGCTGGCCGCGCCGTCGCGCATTCCTGCCGAACCGCTGGCGGAGCTGAGGGAGCGTCGTACCCACCTGTTCGTCTCAGCCGCCTCCGCCATGGAGGTGGCCACCAAGACCCGGCTCGGCCGGCTCCCGGGGGGCGAGGCGCTCGTGGCCGGGTGGGAGGCCCGCCTGGCTGAACTCGGCGTCGAGGACCTGCCGATCGACGGCGCCGCGGCGATCGCCGCCGGCGCCATGACCTGGGAGCATCGGGACCCGTTCGACCGGCTGCTCGCGGCCCAGGCCCTGCGGGAGAACCTCACCCTGGTGACGGTGGACAGCGCCGTGCTCGCCTTCCCGGGAGTGCGCACCCTGACCTGGTGA
- the nhaA gene encoding Na+/H+ antiporter NhaA translates to MGTTKQHADLLRRVIDTLRTESGSALLLVGVSLVTLTLANSPASEAYQEFWETPASIEIGSLSIDLSLHHWVNDGLMVAFFFLIGLEVRQELAVGSLRDRRRALVPLVAGLCGVALPALIYLAIAGGEAANGWGAVIGTDTAFLLGALALVGPQMSNQLRIFLLTLTVVDDFLAVTVIGVFYTEDLRWMPLVIALICLALLYLLGRSNEWRSAPYVLVIVVLWAATLLSGVHPSIAGMAAGLLVPAADPERADVVRAKSLFRDFWQSPRAAAARNVRLGLAKSISVNERLHEVLLTPVNLVIVPIFALANAGVDLRGGMLQQALTSPVTWGVVAGLVLGKFLGIGLGAWGALRAGLGVLPQGVGMGSVFGGAALSGIGFTMALLIISLSLEGDLASQAVVGVLVAMVLSWTLGWLVFRIARDKMGETSADLPTVLSRPVDPERDHILGDPESTSLTIVEYLDFECPFCARATGMWADLRAQYGEEGGRYVVRHLPLEDYHPHAWAAAIASEAAANQGKFWEMHNLLFDNQERLEAEHLRGYAVDLGLDMDRFDRDVLSEEIAERIREDVRSAYESGAQGTPTFFLGEHRHAGAHDARTLIAAIEEQRREEAALRLRG, encoded by the coding sequence ATGGGCACCACGAAGCAGCACGCGGACCTCCTGCGTCGCGTCATCGACACGCTGCGCACCGAGTCCGGCAGCGCCCTGCTGCTGGTCGGGGTCTCGCTCGTGACACTGACGCTGGCCAACTCACCCGCCTCGGAGGCCTACCAGGAGTTCTGGGAGACGCCCGCATCGATAGAGATCGGCTCGCTGTCCATCGATCTGAGCCTGCACCACTGGGTGAACGACGGCCTCATGGTGGCCTTCTTCTTCCTCATCGGGTTGGAGGTGCGCCAGGAACTGGCCGTCGGCTCGCTGCGGGATCGACGCCGCGCCCTGGTCCCCCTGGTCGCGGGCCTGTGCGGTGTGGCGTTGCCCGCCCTGATCTACCTGGCGATCGCCGGCGGCGAGGCGGCGAACGGCTGGGGCGCCGTCATCGGTACCGACACCGCCTTCCTGCTCGGGGCCCTGGCCCTGGTGGGCCCGCAGATGTCCAACCAGCTGCGCATCTTCCTGCTCACCCTCACGGTGGTGGACGACTTCCTGGCCGTGACCGTGATCGGCGTCTTCTACACCGAGGACCTCCGGTGGATGCCGCTGGTGATCGCCCTGATCTGCCTCGCCCTGTTGTACCTCCTGGGCCGCAGCAACGAGTGGCGCAGCGCCCCGTACGTGCTGGTCATCGTGGTGCTGTGGGCGGCGACCCTGCTCTCCGGTGTCCACCCCTCGATCGCGGGCATGGCGGCGGGTCTCCTGGTGCCCGCGGCGGATCCGGAACGGGCGGACGTGGTGCGCGCCAAGAGCCTGTTCCGCGACTTCTGGCAGTCGCCCCGCGCGGCAGCGGCCCGCAACGTGCGGCTCGGGCTGGCGAAGTCCATCTCCGTGAACGAGCGACTGCACGAGGTCCTGCTCACCCCCGTGAACCTCGTGATCGTCCCGATCTTCGCCCTGGCCAACGCGGGGGTGGACCTGCGCGGCGGCATGCTGCAGCAGGCCCTGACCTCGCCGGTCACCTGGGGTGTGGTCGCCGGGCTCGTGCTGGGGAAGTTCCTCGGCATCGGCCTGGGCGCCTGGGGTGCGCTGCGCGCCGGCCTCGGTGTGCTCCCTCAGGGCGTGGGGATGGGCAGCGTGTTCGGGGGCGCGGCCCTGAGCGGGATCGGTTTCACGATGGCTCTGCTGATCATCTCGCTCTCGCTGGAGGGCGACCTGGCCAGTCAGGCCGTCGTGGGCGTCCTGGTCGCCATGGTGCTCTCCTGGACCCTGGGCTGGCTGGTGTTCCGGATCGCCCGGGACAAGATGGGCGAGACGAGCGCGGACCTGCCCACCGTGCTCTCCCGGCCGGTGGACCCCGAACGCGACCACATCCTCGGGGACCCGGAGTCGACGTCGCTGACGATCGTGGAGTACCTCGACTTCGAGTGCCCGTTCTGCGCGCGCGCCACCGGGATGTGGGCGGACCTGCGCGCGCAGTACGGCGAGGAGGGTGGCCGGTACGTGGTGCGCCACCTCCCGCTGGAGGACTACCACCCCCACGCCTGGGCCGCGGCGATCGCCTCCGAGGCCGCCGCCAACCAGGGGAAGTTCTGGGAGATGCACAACCTCCTCTTCGACAACCAGGAGCGGTTGGAGGCCGAGCACCTGCGCGGCTACGCCGTCGACCTCGGGTTGGACATGGACCGCTTCGACCGGGATGTGCTCAGCGAGGAGATCGCCGAACGCATCCGCGAGGACGTGCGCAGTGCGTACGAGAGCGGCGCCCAGGGCACCCCGACCTTCTTCCTCGGAGAGCATCGTCACGCCGGTGCGCACGATGCGCGCACCCTCATCGCCGCGATCGAGGAACAGCGGCGCGAGGAAGCGGCGCTGCGCCTCCGCGGCTGA
- a CDS encoding toxin-antitoxin system YwqK family antitoxin, producing MTEKRQEMIDGYLVKYHANGTTRWSKGEVADGRPHGYWEWYRIDGTLKRSGHFHEGEPVGEWITYDAAGEPYRTTNRG from the coding sequence ATGACCGAGAAGCGCCAGGAGATGATCGACGGCTACCTCGTGAAGTACCACGCCAACGGCACCACCCGGTGGTCCAAGGGCGAGGTCGCCGATGGCAGGCCGCACGGGTACTGGGAGTGGTACCGGATCGACGGCACCCTGAAACGCTCCGGGCACTTCCACGAGGGCGAGCCGGTAGGTGAGTGGATCACCTACGACGCGGCGGGCGAACCGTACCGGACAACCAACCGCGGCTGA
- the gdhA gene encoding NADP-specific glutamate dehydrogenase → MDPQLHAGFDQVLRRNPGEAEFHQAVREVFTSLGPVLAKHPQYVDSGVLERMCEPERQIIFRVPWVDDASRVQINRGFRVEFNSALGPFKGGLRFHPSVYLGIVKFLGFEQVFKNSLTGMPLGGGKGGSDFDPRGRSEGEVMRFCQSFMTELYRHIGEYTDVPAGDTGVGGREIGYLFGQYKRITNRYESGVLTGKGISWGGSLVRTEATGYGTVLFAERMLARIGRGFEDQRVSVSGSGNVALHAIEKAQQLGARVLTFSDSSGYVVDEAGVDLALLREVKEVRRERVAAYVERRPGARLITEGSVWDVPVDVALPCATQNELTARDAQRLVTSGVTAVAEGANMPTTPEAVALLREAGVLFAPGKAANAGGVATSALEMQQNASRDSWSFEYTEERLASVMADIHDRCVDVAEEYGAPGDYVAGANIAGFIRVADAMLALGVV, encoded by the coding sequence ATGGACCCTCAGCTGCACGCCGGCTTCGATCAGGTGCTGCGACGCAATCCCGGGGAGGCGGAGTTCCATCAGGCGGTGCGGGAGGTGTTCACCTCCCTCGGTCCCGTCCTGGCGAAGCATCCCCAGTACGTCGACTCCGGGGTCCTGGAGCGGATGTGCGAGCCGGAGCGCCAGATCATCTTCCGGGTGCCGTGGGTCGATGATGCCAGCCGGGTACAGATCAACCGCGGTTTCCGGGTGGAGTTCAACTCCGCGCTCGGCCCGTTCAAGGGCGGCCTGCGCTTCCACCCCTCCGTGTACCTGGGCATCGTGAAGTTCCTCGGCTTCGAGCAGGTCTTCAAGAACTCCCTCACCGGCATGCCGCTCGGCGGCGGGAAGGGCGGGTCGGACTTCGATCCGCGCGGGAGGTCCGAGGGCGAGGTCATGAGGTTCTGCCAGTCCTTCATGACGGAGCTGTACCGCCACATCGGGGAGTACACCGATGTCCCCGCGGGTGACACCGGCGTGGGTGGCCGGGAGATCGGCTACCTCTTCGGCCAGTACAAGCGCATCACCAATCGCTACGAATCCGGCGTGTTGACGGGCAAGGGCATCAGCTGGGGCGGTTCCCTCGTGCGCACCGAGGCCACCGGGTACGGCACCGTGCTGTTCGCCGAGCGGATGCTGGCGCGGATCGGTCGAGGCTTCGAGGACCAACGCGTGTCGGTGTCCGGATCGGGCAACGTCGCCCTCCATGCGATCGAGAAGGCCCAACAGCTCGGTGCCCGGGTGCTGACCTTCTCCGACTCCTCCGGCTATGTGGTCGACGAGGCCGGGGTGGATCTGGCGCTCCTGCGCGAGGTGAAGGAGGTGCGGCGCGAGCGCGTCGCCGCCTACGTGGAGCGGCGCCCGGGTGCGCGGCTGATCACCGAGGGAAGCGTCTGGGACGTGCCGGTCGACGTCGCCCTCCCGTGCGCCACCCAGAACGAACTGACCGCACGGGATGCCCAGCGCCTGGTCACCTCCGGCGTGACGGCTGTCGCCGAGGGCGCGAACATGCCGACCACGCCCGAGGCCGTGGCCCTGCTGCGTGAGGCCGGGGTGCTCTTCGCCCCGGGGAAGGCCGCGAACGCCGGGGGCGTGGCGACCTCGGCGCTGGAGATGCAGCAGAACGCGTCCCGCGACTCCTGGTCCTTCGAGTACACCGAGGAGCGGCTGGCGAGCGTGATGGCGGACATCCACGACAGGTGCGTGGACGTGGCCGAGGAGTACGGGGCGCCCGGGGACTACGTCGCCGGCGCGAACATCGCCGGGTTCATCCGGGTGGCCGATGCCATGCTCGCGCTCGGGGTCGTCTGA
- a CDS encoding molybdopterin-dependent oxidoreductase: MPRRTQGWAALVGLVSVAGGFALAELLSLMLAPSSSTVYAVGSFAVDITPSWAKDAAIALFGTNDKIFLFVVLGLIFAAIAALAGRLELTRPPWGSALLIVFGALAVYAVATREQFVVLWLLPTVLGLLAAIVLLRMLTARLRTWVVAATAPEPSAPTAPAGATPEARMTPAQESVLTQRAAPSRRGFLTLLAGTAAGAVVVGAGARLANNAANAATAAVERVREIFRLPQPATAAPPVPAGAALEVEGVSDLVTPNEEFYRIDTALQVPAVDPETWRLRIVGMVEEEVEISFAELLDLPLTETTITLMCVSNPVGGDLIGNAVWLGYPIRELLARARPLAGADMVLSRSVDGFTASTPLEILEDPDRDCLLAVGMNGELLPPEHGFPVRMVVPGLYGYVSATKWVTELRVTTFEEDTAYWTDRGWSAMGPIKIGSRIDVPTSGSRLAAGTVPVAGVAWAQHTGISGVEVRIDEGEWQAATLAPAISEDTWVQWVHQWQAEPGTHQIEVRAIDATGEVQSGQNVQVVPDGAEGWHAVRVNVS; encoded by the coding sequence ATGCCAAGACGGACGCAGGGGTGGGCGGCGCTGGTCGGACTCGTCAGCGTGGCAGGAGGCTTCGCTCTCGCCGAGCTGCTCTCGCTGATGCTCGCGCCCTCCAGCAGCACCGTGTACGCGGTGGGATCCTTCGCCGTCGACATCACGCCGTCGTGGGCCAAGGACGCCGCGATCGCGCTGTTCGGAACCAACGACAAGATCTTCCTCTTCGTGGTGCTGGGGCTGATCTTCGCCGCGATCGCGGCACTGGCCGGGCGCCTGGAGTTGACCCGGCCCCCGTGGGGCAGTGCGCTGCTGATCGTGTTCGGCGCGCTCGCCGTGTACGCGGTCGCCACCCGCGAGCAGTTCGTGGTGCTGTGGCTGCTGCCGACCGTGCTCGGGTTGCTTGCGGCGATCGTGCTGCTGCGGATGCTCACGGCCAGGCTGCGCACCTGGGTGGTCGCGGCCACCGCGCCCGAGCCCTCTGCGCCCACCGCGCCGGCCGGCGCCACCCCCGAGGCCCGCATGACTCCCGCCCAGGAGAGCGTCCTGACCCAGCGGGCCGCGCCGTCGCGCCGGGGTTTCCTCACCCTGCTGGCGGGGACCGCGGCAGGTGCGGTAGTGGTCGGGGCCGGCGCCCGCCTGGCCAACAATGCCGCGAACGCCGCCACCGCTGCCGTGGAGCGCGTGCGGGAGATCTTCCGACTGCCCCAGCCGGCGACCGCCGCGCCGCCCGTCCCCGCCGGCGCCGCACTCGAGGTCGAGGGGGTCTCGGACCTCGTCACGCCGAACGAGGAGTTCTACCGGATCGACACCGCCCTGCAGGTGCCCGCCGTCGACCCCGAGACCTGGCGCCTGCGCATCGTCGGGATGGTCGAGGAGGAGGTGGAGATCTCCTTCGCCGAACTCCTGGACCTCCCCCTGACCGAGACCACGATCACCCTGATGTGCGTCTCGAACCCGGTGGGCGGCGACCTCATCGGGAACGCCGTCTGGCTCGGCTACCCGATCCGGGAACTGCTCGCCCGGGCCCGCCCGCTGGCGGGCGCGGACATGGTCCTGTCCCGCAGCGTGGACGGCTTCACCGCCTCCACGCCCCTGGAGATCCTCGAGGATCCGGACCGCGACTGCCTTCTCGCCGTCGGGATGAACGGCGAGCTCCTGCCGCCTGAGCACGGGTTCCCGGTGCGGATGGTGGTGCCCGGACTGTACGGGTACGTCTCCGCCACGAAGTGGGTGACCGAACTGCGGGTGACGACCTTCGAGGAGGACACCGCCTACTGGACCGACCGCGGCTGGTCGGCGATGGGTCCGATCAAGATCGGCTCCCGGATCGACGTGCCGACCAGCGGTAGCAGGCTCGCCGCCGGCACCGTGCCGGTGGCCGGGGTCGCCTGGGCGCAGCACACCGGCATCTCCGGGGTGGAGGTGCGCATCGACGAGGGCGAGTGGCAGGCCGCGACCCTCGCGCCCGCGATCTCCGAGGACACCTGGGTGCAGTGGGTGCATCAGTGGCAGGCAGAGCCGGGCACGCACCAGATCGAGGTCCGCGCCATCGACGCCACAGGTGAGGTGCAGAGCGGGCAGAACGTGCAGGTCGTCCCCGATGGGGCCGAGGGCTGGCACGCCGTCCGCGTGAACGTCTCCTGA
- a CDS encoding lactonase family protein, which produces MTDSPLVLVANAKDGSIATFRLEGGELTRLAVTEGITGCSTFAIDADRDLVYAAVKGAAEGENPGILTLALDRETGVLAPRTRLDIPDGSLNYIALTHGGTGLLAASYGGGYGFSARITDGVVSAPVSELRHANLHSVLPSADGAHAYFVSLGEDLVAQFAIGEDMTLTPLAQPTVAAPEGVGPRHLQFNAAGDTVYVLTEFTAEVLRFARAATGELTLLDATPAADPSRGLRRSAFGLDPRENHAIWGADLHWGADERVLWASERCESTLGGLAVAPDGSLSAPAHFTDTEPQPRGFALSPDGAHLVAAGERSTTVSLYAVNGDVLTLLQQAETGNGANWVRFV; this is translated from the coding sequence ATGACCGATTCCCCGCTCGTGCTCGTTGCCAACGCCAAGGACGGCAGCATCGCCACCTTCCGCCTCGAGGGCGGTGAGTTGACGCGCCTGGCCGTCACCGAGGGCATCACCGGGTGCTCCACGTTCGCGATCGACGCCGACCGGGACCTCGTCTACGCCGCGGTCAAGGGCGCCGCCGAGGGCGAGAACCCCGGGATCCTCACCCTCGCACTGGACCGCGAGACCGGCGTTCTGGCACCGCGCACGCGCCTGGACATCCCGGACGGGAGCCTGAACTACATCGCCCTGACGCACGGCGGCACGGGCCTGCTGGCCGCCTCCTACGGCGGCGGGTACGGGTTCAGCGCCCGGATCACCGACGGCGTGGTCTCCGCCCCCGTCAGCGAACTGCGCCACGCGAACCTGCACTCGGTGCTCCCCAGCGCCGACGGCGCCCACGCCTACTTCGTCTCCCTCGGGGAGGACCTCGTGGCGCAGTTCGCGATCGGCGAGGACATGACGCTCACCCCGCTCGCGCAGCCGACCGTCGCCGCACCCGAGGGCGTGGGCCCCCGGCACCTGCAGTTCAACGCCGCCGGGGACACCGTGTACGTGCTCACCGAGTTCACCGCCGAGGTGCTGCGGTTCGCGCGCGCCGCCACCGGTGAACTCACGCTCCTGGATGCCACCCCCGCGGCGGACCCCAGCCGCGGCCTGCGCCGCAGCGCCTTCGGTCTGGACCCGCGGGAGAACCACGCGATCTGGGGCGCCGACCTGCACTGGGGCGCGGACGAGCGCGTGCTGTGGGCCAGCGAACGGTGCGAGTCCACGCTCGGCGGGCTCGCGGTCGCCCCTGACGGGTCACTGAGCGCCCCGGCGCACTTCACCGACACCGAGCCGCAGCCGCGCGGGTTCGCGCTCTCCCCGGACGGCGCCCACCTGGTGGCCGCGGGTGAGCGCTCCACCACGGTCTCGCTGTACGCCGTCAACGGCGATGTCCTCACCCTGCTGCAGCAGGCGGAGACCGGGAACGGCGCGAACTGGGTGCGCTTCGTCTGA
- a CDS encoding TIGR03086 family metal-binding protein translates to MFDLTPVTDELARVVRQVREEDLGAPTPCQEWSVADLLTHIHQFAAVFTANARKEPGHPPADLAAHWREEIPAQLAAMASAWREPAAWEGRVEAGGIEMPAADNALVALEETTVHGWDLARATGQSFAVAPEALDRLPGFFAFFGDAPFGPAVPVPADAPPFDRVLGQTGRDPAWA, encoded by the coding sequence ATGTTCGACCTGACGCCCGTGACCGACGAGCTCGCCCGCGTAGTGCGCCAGGTGCGCGAGGAGGATCTCGGCGCGCCCACGCCGTGCCAGGAGTGGAGCGTGGCCGACCTGCTGACGCACATCCACCAGTTCGCCGCGGTGTTCACCGCCAACGCTCGCAAGGAGCCGGGGCACCCGCCCGCCGATCTCGCGGCGCACTGGCGCGAGGAGATCCCGGCGCAGCTGGCCGCGATGGCGTCCGCGTGGCGCGAGCCTGCGGCGTGGGAGGGGCGCGTGGAGGCGGGTGGCATCGAGATGCCCGCCGCGGACAATGCGCTCGTCGCCCTGGAGGAGACGACGGTGCACGGCTGGGACCTCGCGCGGGCCACCGGTCAGTCCTTCGCCGTGGCACCCGAGGCGCTCGACCGGCTCCCGGGGTTCTTCGCGTTCTTCGGCGACGCGCCGTTCGGTCCCGCCGTGCCGGTGCCGGCGGATGCGCCGCCGTTCGACCGGGTGTTGGGGCAGACCGGACGCGATCCGGCGTGGGCCTGA
- a CDS encoding M18 family aminopeptidase, translating into MSPEIPSPHPSAEPNEVQAHAEDLIDFVAASPSSLHAAAEVARRLEAIGYTRLVEGEAWTLEPGGRYLVLRDGAVLAWVLPESAGATTGFHILGAHSDSPGFRLKPQGSTGSRGWLQAGVEVYGGPLLNSWLDRELVLAGRLVTADGAAHLVSTPPLLRLPQLAIHLDRAVNDGLALDKQAHTQPVWGVGASDSADLIAEVAAHAGLTREEVRGYDLVVADSARGQVFGKDEAFLAVGRLDDLASVHAGLTALEGLPTDAPAHLTHTPMLAVFDHEEVGSATRTGAAGPFLADVLARITGALGAGGEEHLRALADSWCVSSDVGHSVHPNYPGRHDPVVQPLLGSGPILKINANQRYTTDAAGEAAWRGWSEAAGVRTQEFVSNNAVPCGSTIGPITATRLGIRTVDVGIPILSMHSARELAGTSDLHDLTRVAAAFWEA; encoded by the coding sequence ATGAGCCCCGAGATCCCCTCGCCGCACCCGTCCGCCGAGCCGAACGAGGTGCAGGCGCATGCCGAGGACCTCATCGACTTCGTCGCCGCCTCGCCCTCGAGTCTGCACGCGGCCGCCGAGGTCGCCCGCCGGCTGGAGGCGATCGGCTACACCCGCCTGGTCGAGGGCGAGGCATGGACGCTGGAGCCCGGCGGGCGCTACCTGGTGCTGCGTGACGGCGCGGTGCTGGCCTGGGTGCTGCCGGAGTCGGCGGGGGCGACCACCGGGTTCCACATCCTCGGCGCCCACAGCGACTCCCCGGGCTTCCGCCTCAAGCCGCAGGGGTCCACCGGCAGCCGGGGCTGGTTGCAGGCGGGCGTGGAGGTGTACGGCGGTCCGCTGCTGAACTCCTGGCTCGACCGCGAACTCGTGCTCGCCGGCCGCCTGGTCACGGCCGACGGCGCAGCGCACCTGGTCTCCACGCCGCCCCTGCTGCGGCTGCCGCAGCTCGCCATCCACCTGGACCGAGCCGTCAACGACGGGCTCGCCCTGGACAAACAGGCACACACCCAGCCGGTGTGGGGTGTGGGCGCGTCGGACTCGGCGGACCTGATCGCCGAGGTCGCCGCGCATGCGGGCCTGACCCGCGAGGAGGTGCGCGGGTACGACCTCGTGGTCGCGGACTCGGCCCGAGGCCAGGTCTTCGGGAAGGACGAGGCGTTCCTCGCCGTCGGGCGCCTTGACGACCTCGCCTCGGTGCACGCCGGCCTGACCGCGCTGGAGGGCCTGCCCACCGATGCTCCCGCCCACCTGACCCACACCCCGATGCTCGCGGTGTTCGACCACGAGGAGGTCGGCTCGGCCACCCGCACCGGCGCCGCCGGGCCGTTCCTGGCCGACGTCCTGGCCCGGATCACCGGGGCGCTCGGCGCCGGCGGCGAGGAGCACCTGCGGGCGCTGGCGGACTCCTGGTGCGTCTCCAGCGATGTGGGGCACTCGGTGCACCCGAACTACCCCGGCCGCCACGACCCCGTGGTGCAGCCGCTGCTGGGCTCCGGCCCGATCCTGAAGATCAACGCCAACCAGCGCTACACCACCGACGCCGCCGGTGAGGCGGCCTGGCGCGGGTGGTCCGAGGCGGCGGGCGTGCGCACCCAGGAGTTCGTCTCGAACAACGCCGTGCCGTGCGGCTCCACCATCGGGCCGATCACCGCCACCCGGCTGGGGATCCGCACCGTGGACGTCGGCATCCCGATCCTGTCGATGCACTCCGCTCGCGAGCTGGCCGGGACCAGTGACCTGCACGACCTGACGCGCGTGGCGGCGGCGTTCTGGGAGGCGTGA